A genomic window from Rhizobium sp. 007 includes:
- a CDS encoding DUF3126 family protein, with protein MKPEELKKLDAYFKKTLNPQIVVKARPRKDDSAEVYLGEEFLGVVYVDDEDGDRSYNFSMAILDVDL; from the coding sequence GTGAAGCCTGAAGAACTCAAGAAGCTCGACGCCTATTTCAAGAAGACGCTCAATCCGCAGATCGTCGTCAAGGCGCGCCCGCGCAAGGATGATTCCGCGGAAGTTTATCTCGGCGAAGAATTCCTGGGTGTCGTCTATGTCGACGACGAAGACGGCGATCGTTCCTACAACTTTTCGATGGCGATCCTCGACGTCGATCTCTGA